The Brachionichthys hirsutus isolate HB-005 chromosome 11, CSIRO-AGI_Bhir_v1, whole genome shotgun sequence genome includes a window with the following:
- the aplp2 gene encoding amyloid beta precursor like protein 2 codes for MFCGKLNMHVNIQTGRWEPDPSGAKSCVGTKEGVLQYCQEMYPELQITNVVETNQPVRIDNWCKKEKKVCKGHAHIVVPYKCLVGEFVSDVLLVPEKCKFFHKERMDMCISHQQWNGVAKEACVKNAMALHSYGMLLPCGVDKFHGTEYVCCPSSSTGESAPSSLPSKEQEEDEEEEVEDEEIDESDLEEEENGETPADEEPTQKEEPVDEEEEEEEDEEEYHYVYEDEEADNEDDKKESNKMPETQDEDGTLQEVKAVCILEAETGPCRASMPRWHFDMSQKKCVRFIYGGCAGNRNNFDSEEYCMAVCKRLTIPPTPQPTDDVDIYFETPADDKEHSRFQKAKEQLENRHHNRMERVRKEWEEADRQAKNLPKAERQTLIQHFQAMVESLEEEAASEKQQLVETHLARVEAMLNDRRRLALENYLAALQADPPRPHRILQALRRYVRAENKDRQHTIRHYQHVLAVDPEKAAQMKSQVMTHLRVIEERMNQSLSLLYKVPYVADEIQDEIDELLQEQKADMDQFLSSISESQSDVTVSSEESVEVLVSEGKPFRPFQATSLGSHSEPEGDLSDSPRAFKKGSAMSGLDGLIGAEERIINSKPKISTNVVIDESLDVKEVVYSAERVSVMHGDELESYRPLGEEFSFGSSALIGLLVIAVAIATVIVISLVLLRKRQYGTISHGIVEVDPMLTPEERHLSKMQNHGYENPTYKYLEQMQI; via the exons ATGTTCTGCGGGAAACTCAACATGCACGTCAACATTCAGACTGGCCGCTGGGAACCCGACCCATCTGGAGCCAAGAGCTGCGTAGGAACCAAAGAGGGAGTGCTGCAGTACTGCCAGGAG ATGTATCCTGAGCTCCAAATCACAAATGTGGTGGAAACCAACCAGCCAGTTCGCATCGACAACTGGTgcaagaaggagaagaaggtgtGCAAAGGGCATGCCCATATTGTGGTGCCTTATAAATGCTTAG TGGGCGAATTTGTGAGCGATGTGCTCCTGGTTCCGGAGAAGTGCAAGTTCTTCCACAAGGAGCGCATGGACATGTGCATCAGCCATCAGCAGTGGAACGGCGTGGCAAAAGAG GCCTGCGTAAAGAACGCCATGGCGCTGCACAGCTACGGCATGCTGCTGCCCTGTGGCGTTGACAAGTTCCACGGCACCGAGTATGTGTGCTGCCCCTCCTCCAGCACCGGGGAATCTGCGCCATCTTCCCTGCCCTccaaggagcaggaggaggatgaagaagaggaggtagaGGATGAGGAGATTGACGAGAGTgatctggaggaagaggagaacgg tgagacACCAGCTGATGAGGAGCCCACCCAAAAGGAGGAGCCagtggacgaggaggaggaggaggaggaagacgaggaggaataCCATTACGTTTATGAGGACGAGGAGGCAGATAACGAGGATGATAAGAAAGAAAGCAACAAAATGCCAGAGACCCAAGATGAGGACGGGactctgcaggaggtgaaag CGGTGTGCATCCTGGAGGCTGAGACCGGCCCCTGCCGTGCCTCCATGCCCCGCTGGCACTTCGACATGAGTCAGAAGAAGTGCGTGCGCTTCATATACGGGGGCTGTGCCGGCAACCGCAACAATTTCGACTCGGAGGAATACTGCATGGCCGTGTGCAAGCGCCTGA CCATTCCTCCAACCCCCCAGCCCACCGATGACGTTGACATTTACTTCGAGACTCCGGCCGACGACAAGGAGCACAGTCGCTTCCAGAAGGCcaaggagcagctggagaacagGCACCACAATCGCATGGAAAGG GTACGCAAAGAATGGGAAGAGGCTGATCGCCAGGCGAAGAACCTGCCCAAGGCTGAGAGACAGACATTGATCCAG CATTTCCAAGCCATGGTGGAGTCcctggaggaggaagcagccagtgagaagcagcagctggtgGAGACTCACCTGGCCCGGGTGGAGGCCATGCTGAATGATCGGCGCCGTCTGGCCTTGGAGAACTACCTGGCTGCCCTACAGGCTGACCCCCCGAGG CCCCACCGCATCCTGCAAGCGCTGAGGAGGTACGTTCGTGCCGAGAACAAGGACCGCCAGCACACCATCCGCCACTACCAGCACGTCCTGGCTGTGGACCCCGAAAAGGCTGCTCAGATGAAGTCACAG GTGATGACCCACCTGCGTGTGATTGAGGAGAGGATGAATCAGAGTCTGTCGCTGCTTTACAAAGTACCTTATGTGGCCGATGAAATTCAGGATGAAATTG ATGAGCTTCTCCAAGAGCAGAAGGCTGACATGGACCAGTTCCTCTCGTCTATCTCCGAATCACAGTCAGACGTCACCGTGTCGTCGGAGGAGAGTGTGGAAGTCCTCGTGTCTGAGGGCAAACCATTCCGGCCCTTCCAGGCCACATCATTGGGGTCCCATTCAGAGCCAGAGG GTGATCTATCAGACTCCCCACGCGCCTTCAAGAAAG GCTCCGCCATGTCTGGCTTGGATGGCCTGATCGGTGCCGAGGAGAGAATCATCAACAGCAAACCCAAGATCAGCACAAATGTG GTGATTGATGAGTCCCTGGATGTTAAAGAAGTGGTTTACAGTGCTGAGAGAGTCAGCGTTATGCATGGTGATGAGCTG GAGTCCTACCGCCCTCTCGGAGAAGAGTTCAGCTTTGGGAGCAGTGCGCTGATCGGATTGCTGGTGATTGCAGTGGCCATAGCAACTGTGATTGTGATCAGCCTGGTGCTTTTGAGGAAGCGGCAATACGGAACCATCAGTCATGGCATCGTGGAG GTTGACCCCATGCTGACGCCAGAAGAACGCCATCTCAGCAAGATGCAGAACCACGGTTACGAGAACCCCACGTACAAATACCTGGAGCAGATGCAGATCTAA